One window of the Hemitrygon akajei chromosome 5, sHemAka1.3, whole genome shotgun sequence genome contains the following:
- the rprma gene encoding protein reprimo A translates to MNSTLVNQTASLLYSNRTDSLDSILRCCSGNYSSVVTDEGFVLTAPDERNLYIMRIVQIAVMCVLSLTVVFGIFFLGCNLLIKSEGMINFLVKDRRPSKEVEAIIVGPY, encoded by the coding sequence ATGAATTCGACGCTGGTGAATCAAACTGCCAGTCTTCTGTACTCTAACCGCACCGATTCACTGGACTCGATCCTTAGGTGCTGCAGTGGGAACTACTCCTCGGTGGTGACCGACGAGGGCTTCGTACTGACCGCTCCCGACGAGAGAAACCTTTACATCATGAGAATTGTCCAGATCGCAGTGATGTGTGTCCTATCTCTCACTGTCGTTTTCGGGATATTTTTTCTTGGCTGTAATTTGCTGATCAAATCGGAAGGTATGATTAACTTTCTAGTCAAGGACAGGAGACCCTCCAAAGAGGTAGAAGCTATAATTGTCGGTCCATATT